The Trichosurus vulpecula isolate mTriVul1 chromosome 4, mTriVul1.pri, whole genome shotgun sequence genome contains a region encoding:
- the ANGEL2 gene encoding protein angel homolog 2 isoform X3: protein MVVKPAPCSHATSLDFCIGVIKRHWEYLCHHNKENMKILGDKHVDQKYKDEKEKFEFSVMSYNILSQDLLEDNSYLYRHCRKPVLIWGFRFPNILREIKHMDADILCLQEVQEDHYIKEIKPNLESLGYHCEYKMRTGRKPDGCAICFKCSKFTLLSANPVEFYRRDIPLLDRDNVGLVLLLQPKFHCTVSPICVANTHLLYNPRRGDIKLTQLAMLLAEISSVAHQKDGTVCPIIICGDFNSVPGSPLYSFIKEGKLNYEGLAIGKVSGQEQSPRGQRILSIPIWPPSLGISQNCVYELPQVTRVEKTEEHDVTEKQLEKTEVLVAAKKLSSNLHHHFSLSSVYSHYLPNTGIPEVTTCHSKNAVTVDYIFYSTEKEAVNTQQGTEVALVGGLKLLGRLSLLTEEDLWTVNGLPNENNSSDHLPLLAKFRLEL from the exons ATGGTTGTTAAACCAGCACCCTGCAGCCATGCCACATCGCTTGACTTTTGCATTG GCGTGATAAAGCGGCATTGGGAATacctctgtcaccataataaagAAAACATGAAGATCCTAGGAGATAAACATGTTGACCAAAAAtataaagatgagaaggaaaaatttgagttttcagtcatgtcctataaTATCCTTTCACAGGATTTATTGGAGGATAACTCGTATCTCTATAGACACTGCCGAAAGCCAGTCTTGATCTGGGGCTTTAGGTTTCCCAATATCCTAAGAGAAATTAAACACATGGATGCAGAT ATTCTTTGTTTACAAGAAGTACAAGAAGATCATTATATAAAAGAGATCAAGCCAAATTTGGAATCCTTAG gATATCATTGtgaatataaaatgaggacaGGAAGGAAACCTGACGGCTGTGCCATTTGCTTCAAGTGTTCCAAATTTACACTATTATCAGCAAACCCTGTGGAATTTTACCGCCGTGACATACCGCTGTTGGACAGAGACAATGTTGGACTGGTATTACTCCTGCAGCCCAAATTTCATTGTACTGTCTCTCCTATATGTGTAGCTAATACACATCTATTATATAATCCAAGGAGAGGTGATATTAAATTGACTCAGCTGGCTATGCTGTTAGCAGAGATTTCCAGTGTTGCCCATCAGAAAGATGGCACTGTCTGTCCCATCATTATTTGCGGTGACTTTAATTCAGTTCCTGGCTCTCCACTTTACAGCTttataaaggaaggaaaattgaATTATGAAGGACTTGCCATAGGAAAA GTTTCTGGTCAGGAACAGTCTCCCCGGGGACAAAGAATTTTGTCTATTCCAATATGGCCTCCAAGCTTGGGTATTTCACAGAATTGTGTCTATGAGCTACCACAAGTAACAAGAGTAGAAAAGACAG AAGAGCATGATGTGACAGAAAAACAGCTGGAAAAAACAGAGGTCCTAGTGGCAGCTAAAAA attaTCTTCAAACTTACACCACCATTTTAGCTTGTCATCTGTATATTCACATTACCTTCCCAACACTGGAATTCCAGAAGTGACAACTTGTCATTCAAAAAATGCTGTAACAGTGGATTACATTTTCTATtcaacagaaaaggaagctgttaACACGCAGCAAG GAACAGAAGTTGCTTTGGTTGGTGGCTTGAAACTTCTAGGTAGACTGTCACTTCTGACTGAAGAAGACCTATGGACTGTTAATGGACTTCCTAATGAAAATAATTCTTCAGATCATCTGCCTTTATTGGCCAAGTTCAGGCTTGAGCTCTGA
- the ANGEL2 gene encoding protein angel homolog 2 isoform X2, with product MLPYHLQSLGRDRITPWDISQRFCWNRHISSCMRWPGNYSWASYPYFSSQHCPLNWRPPYLFLPNRSQFQHWNWRPDNFAHTSLFHLSSYIMDSEGDKPSSKRQKTQGVIKRHWEYLCHHNKENMKILGDKHVDQKYKDEKEKFEFSVMSYNILSQDLLEDNSYLYRHCRKPVLIWGFRFPNILREIKHMDADILCLQEVQEDHYIKEIKPNLESLGYHCEYKMRTGRKPDGCAICFKCSKFTLLSANPVEFYRRDIPLLDRDNVGLVLLLQPKFHCTVSPICVANTHLLYNPRRGDIKLTQLAMLLAEISSVAHQKDGTVCPIIICGDFNSVPGSPLYSFIKEGKLNYEGLAIGKVSGQEQSPRGQRILSIPIWPPSLGISQNCVYELPQVTRVEKTEEHDVTEKQLEKTEVLVAAKKLSSNLHHHFSLSSVYSHYLPNTGIPEVTTCHSKNAVTVDYIFYSTEKEAVNTQQGTEVALVGGLKLLGRLSLLTEEDLWTVNGLPNENNSSDHLPLLAKFRLEL from the exons ATGTTACCCTATCACCTGCAGAGTCTGGGCAGAGACAGGATTACGCCATGGGATATTTCTCAAAGATTTTGCTGGAACAGACACATCTCTAGTTGTATGAGGTGGCCTGGAAATTATTCTTGGGCTTCTTATCCATACTTCAGCAGTCAACATTGCCCGCTAAATTGGAGGCCACCTTATTTATTTCTACCTAATAGAAGTCAGTTTCAGCACTGGAATTGGAGACCTGACAACTTTGCAcatacatctttgtttcacctttCTAGTTACATCATGGATTCTGAGGGAGATAAGCCATCATCAAAACGTCAAAAAACCCAAG GCGTGATAAAGCGGCATTGGGAATacctctgtcaccataataaagAAAACATGAAGATCCTAGGAGATAAACATGTTGACCAAAAAtataaagatgagaaggaaaaatttgagttttcagtcatgtcctataaTATCCTTTCACAGGATTTATTGGAGGATAACTCGTATCTCTATAGACACTGCCGAAAGCCAGTCTTGATCTGGGGCTTTAGGTTTCCCAATATCCTAAGAGAAATTAAACACATGGATGCAGAT ATTCTTTGTTTACAAGAAGTACAAGAAGATCATTATATAAAAGAGATCAAGCCAAATTTGGAATCCTTAG gATATCATTGtgaatataaaatgaggacaGGAAGGAAACCTGACGGCTGTGCCATTTGCTTCAAGTGTTCCAAATTTACACTATTATCAGCAAACCCTGTGGAATTTTACCGCCGTGACATACCGCTGTTGGACAGAGACAATGTTGGACTGGTATTACTCCTGCAGCCCAAATTTCATTGTACTGTCTCTCCTATATGTGTAGCTAATACACATCTATTATATAATCCAAGGAGAGGTGATATTAAATTGACTCAGCTGGCTATGCTGTTAGCAGAGATTTCCAGTGTTGCCCATCAGAAAGATGGCACTGTCTGTCCCATCATTATTTGCGGTGACTTTAATTCAGTTCCTGGCTCTCCACTTTACAGCTttataaaggaaggaaaattgaATTATGAAGGACTTGCCATAGGAAAA GTTTCTGGTCAGGAACAGTCTCCCCGGGGACAAAGAATTTTGTCTATTCCAATATGGCCTCCAAGCTTGGGTATTTCACAGAATTGTGTCTATGAGCTACCACAAGTAACAAGAGTAGAAAAGACAG AAGAGCATGATGTGACAGAAAAACAGCTGGAAAAAACAGAGGTCCTAGTGGCAGCTAAAAA attaTCTTCAAACTTACACCACCATTTTAGCTTGTCATCTGTATATTCACATTACCTTCCCAACACTGGAATTCCAGAAGTGACAACTTGTCATTCAAAAAATGCTGTAACAGTGGATTACATTTTCTATtcaacagaaaaggaagctgttaACACGCAGCAAG GAACAGAAGTTGCTTTGGTTGGTGGCTTGAAACTTCTAGGTAGACTGTCACTTCTGACTGAAGAAGACCTATGGACTGTTAATGGACTTCCTAATGAAAATAATTCTTCAGATCATCTGCCTTTATTGGCCAAGTTCAGGCTTGAGCTCTGA
- the ANGEL2 gene encoding protein angel homolog 2 isoform X1, with translation MEAWRCVRRGYSRCAVGRGRYPMLPYHLQSLGRDRITPWDISQRFCWNRHISSCMRWPGNYSWASYPYFSSQHCPLNWRPPYLFLPNRSQFQHWNWRPDNFAHTSLFHLSSYIMDSEGDKPSSKRQKTQGVIKRHWEYLCHHNKENMKILGDKHVDQKYKDEKEKFEFSVMSYNILSQDLLEDNSYLYRHCRKPVLIWGFRFPNILREIKHMDADILCLQEVQEDHYIKEIKPNLESLGYHCEYKMRTGRKPDGCAICFKCSKFTLLSANPVEFYRRDIPLLDRDNVGLVLLLQPKFHCTVSPICVANTHLLYNPRRGDIKLTQLAMLLAEISSVAHQKDGTVCPIIICGDFNSVPGSPLYSFIKEGKLNYEGLAIGKVSGQEQSPRGQRILSIPIWPPSLGISQNCVYELPQVTRVEKTEEHDVTEKQLEKTEVLVAAKKLSSNLHHHFSLSSVYSHYLPNTGIPEVTTCHSKNAVTVDYIFYSTEKEAVNTQQGTEVALVGGLKLLGRLSLLTEEDLWTVNGLPNENNSSDHLPLLAKFRLEL, from the exons ATGGAAGCGTGGCGCTGTGTGAGGAGGGGCTACAGCCGCTGTGCGGTGGGAAGAGGACG atatcccATGTTACCCTATCACCTGCAGAGTCTGGGCAGAGACAGGATTACGCCATGGGATATTTCTCAAAGATTTTGCTGGAACAGACACATCTCTAGTTGTATGAGGTGGCCTGGAAATTATTCTTGGGCTTCTTATCCATACTTCAGCAGTCAACATTGCCCGCTAAATTGGAGGCCACCTTATTTATTTCTACCTAATAGAAGTCAGTTTCAGCACTGGAATTGGAGACCTGACAACTTTGCAcatacatctttgtttcacctttCTAGTTACATCATGGATTCTGAGGGAGATAAGCCATCATCAAAACGTCAAAAAACCCAAG GCGTGATAAAGCGGCATTGGGAATacctctgtcaccataataaagAAAACATGAAGATCCTAGGAGATAAACATGTTGACCAAAAAtataaagatgagaaggaaaaatttgagttttcagtcatgtcctataaTATCCTTTCACAGGATTTATTGGAGGATAACTCGTATCTCTATAGACACTGCCGAAAGCCAGTCTTGATCTGGGGCTTTAGGTTTCCCAATATCCTAAGAGAAATTAAACACATGGATGCAGAT ATTCTTTGTTTACAAGAAGTACAAGAAGATCATTATATAAAAGAGATCAAGCCAAATTTGGAATCCTTAG gATATCATTGtgaatataaaatgaggacaGGAAGGAAACCTGACGGCTGTGCCATTTGCTTCAAGTGTTCCAAATTTACACTATTATCAGCAAACCCTGTGGAATTTTACCGCCGTGACATACCGCTGTTGGACAGAGACAATGTTGGACTGGTATTACTCCTGCAGCCCAAATTTCATTGTACTGTCTCTCCTATATGTGTAGCTAATACACATCTATTATATAATCCAAGGAGAGGTGATATTAAATTGACTCAGCTGGCTATGCTGTTAGCAGAGATTTCCAGTGTTGCCCATCAGAAAGATGGCACTGTCTGTCCCATCATTATTTGCGGTGACTTTAATTCAGTTCCTGGCTCTCCACTTTACAGCTttataaaggaaggaaaattgaATTATGAAGGACTTGCCATAGGAAAA GTTTCTGGTCAGGAACAGTCTCCCCGGGGACAAAGAATTTTGTCTATTCCAATATGGCCTCCAAGCTTGGGTATTTCACAGAATTGTGTCTATGAGCTACCACAAGTAACAAGAGTAGAAAAGACAG AAGAGCATGATGTGACAGAAAAACAGCTGGAAAAAACAGAGGTCCTAGTGGCAGCTAAAAA attaTCTTCAAACTTACACCACCATTTTAGCTTGTCATCTGTATATTCACATTACCTTCCCAACACTGGAATTCCAGAAGTGACAACTTGTCATTCAAAAAATGCTGTAACAGTGGATTACATTTTCTATtcaacagaaaaggaagctgttaACACGCAGCAAG GAACAGAAGTTGCTTTGGTTGGTGGCTTGAAACTTCTAGGTAGACTGTCACTTCTGACTGAAGAAGACCTATGGACTGTTAATGGACTTCCTAATGAAAATAATTCTTCAGATCATCTGCCTTTATTGGCCAAGTTCAGGCTTGAGCTCTGA